The Mya arenaria isolate MELC-2E11 chromosome 15, ASM2691426v1 genomic sequence gttcatccaaaagtctaatttcaatgaccgagtcattagcaaaaactttataagatgcatgtgcaactagtgaaataggacggcattcttgtggtaagctaacttcatgcaaaacgggcagaggaaaaagaattAATAGCAAATTACTGGAGCCGTCGTAATCGGttgaaatttttaataaaaataaaatatctttagcGTAAACTCTTATCAAGTGTCTGCAGAGTTTCGCGGAGTTAACCCCATCCGATGAACGCCGAGTTCGTTTTTCTTCGAtcgactgatcaccctccgagggccttaaattcaaactctgAGGAACGCGGAAAgttgataaaatcattgtgttgcCCGCGATAGCGAAAATCCACGGAGGGAAACGGagagtgggtctaactcgttgagtgtactgtatgtgAGAGCAAGACAGTGTCAAGGCACTTCAATTTTTTCTGTCATAAATTTGCACTAGTCCAACTAATTGTAcattgacggattttttttacaatttttgatatggcaaatccttcacgaacaaattgttttgtaccaaaagtgggtagttattccgaccgggattccgggttaaagcatattgcttcaataaaatatcacaaaaacaagaaattttaccagataatgttattttagaTTAGTTACGtacactaaaaataaatatcaaacgaataattatgagtttgatgtgttttttttcatttcatactgtcaaaatttaacgatatatatacatgaaaggcacctgcaaggctgcggttcacagttttacaacaatagGAACACCTCGGATATGGCTCGAAGTTCGTCGGAGATGGTCGATGTTGCGTTGTTGGTTTAGTTCTTACAACAACATGCGGAATGGGTTAGATTCATAAGATCTCAAATggagttacatgtttattcattcatacccaagcatcaagtgaaatacaatactacaggcatagctatatatgaaacatagtattcagtatgaataactacaatagagaaatatgctgtagtatataaagaattgtgtcccttagatacattaagattaagaatgcaacagtcgagttgttacgattggcatttatataattgttgtctgtgtcagtcaagttccgttttgttggaaaggtaaatcctgtgttttaatgcatttaaagcttgttttgtgcaaaatatatttgcacttatataagaaaatatgaatataaggGATAATAAgcctttattattattttttcaaacataaaatacttctctaaatgcaatttcattatttttcaaaaaaccCTGGTTTTGCACGTAACCGTTTAGTCTAGTaaccgtttagacgttagggatttgaagaatcccgtataacacgactattattttagactatcaTTTGCACATGCGACAGTTACATTGACAGGACCCACACTTTAACCATGCCCcatctctttttttttttcggtAGTGTGGCCAAAGGGTCCTGTCAATGTAACTGCTGTCTGTGGCCATAGGCTGTACTCATTGACATCagttaacattaataaatcaaattaaaatctaaatttaagATTGAATTTCAATGATAGGATTGCCTCTTAACTAGACTATAGTAAAGAAGAACCTGTACTGACTGTAGACAGTGTCTGTGGTATCAAAGTTTACCTTAATtccaaaatgatatttaaagacACAGTTAAAGAGCCATTGACTTGGATTGAGCTACATGCATACCTGGAGGCAATGCAGGGCCATAGGAGTCGTCTGATTCTgacattatcaaataaattgacCAGAATATCAAATATACACAGAATCAAATTTACTGCATCACGAAATTGTATGACAAGTCAACAAATGAGGGGAGTAATATAAGCCGAGATCCGGGACTGCAGGGACGCGGGACCCAAATTTTGATATTGGATTAATCTTTGCAGTTGCTATGTTTGAGTTGGTACAAGGTTTTTAAATGGTTGACACCTtaaaaaacatatcaacatgGAAATGGTTtcattgtatacatatataaaaatggaCATATGAAAAGTGTACTTTACACTAGCATATTGATCAATGGGGGACAATTGTTTGAGTTTGAGGGCAATGTGTGCAGGCtttgtagagttatcactcggacaaccttttatcattaaaggtcactgtgacattgacctttgacccgttGAGCcataaaatcaatagaggtcatctactggtcagaccctacctccaagtcaagtttgagggccatgggtgcacgCATTGTatagttatcactcggacaaccttttatcattaaatgtcactgtgaccttgacctttgacccgacgAACCCTAAAATCACTGggtgtcatctactggtcaggcccaacctccaagtcaagtttgagggccatgggtgcaggcatcttcgaaggggggcataaaaaactATTTGATGAGGGGATTTAAATCTTGATATAAACATTCATCTCATTAACATATTACTTAAGACCATATTCAATTTGACACAAGTTACCCTACTCTTCAAATTTTAACGAAATGTACGAGTTTCTTAATTTCATACCAAGATATTGGtatttttcaacgttgaaacaacgttgcGATTCCAATgttgaaacaatattaaataatggTTGAATTTGAAAGTTTAATAGTCGTTGCGATTTCAACTTTGAAACAACATtgcaatttcaacatttttttttaaatcaaatccTTTTTGTACCCTCTCGAAGAGTATTTTAACATAGTCAGTATTATGGGTCCCTGGTATTGTaccataatataatatataacatgacAAACAAATGCACTGTGATACGCCGatggttttatttttcaaacgaATCAACACATAGAAAGTTTATTGGGAATTTAACAGTAGAACATACAGACTAGAGAAATCACAGAAATATAACTGTATACTTCAAATTTGGTGTACAAACACCAACATAGTACCATAAACACATCTAATAAGAACAGTTCAATCAAAATAATAGAGCCATTCACTATTAATTATGCcgtgatatttcttttaaatcaagGGAGGCAATTTGGTGACAACGTGTCACAAAGTAAGGGTTCTTGTACTCTGTATGAGCCATATTGCAATAATGTTATTAAGATTTCAATAATTGGTAAATTAATtcgtattttattgatttacaaaGGTTCATTTATTAAGCAATATTAAATTAAGTTGTCACATGTCACACAATTTAGATTATTATTCCTTGTAGCAAATCTATGTAGCCTGAAGTTGATATCTTCAATGGCTTAAAGGTTACCAAGAAAAACATGGAAAATTTGGATTAAAAGACAGACTTACATACAGACAGGGTGATTTTAACAGTATAATGttaagtaaatataaatgtgGCTTGATGTTGATATCTTCAAAGGTTTAAACagttattaagaaaataaatgtgcCATCTTCAAAAGCTGCCACAAAAGGGCCATATATCTGATATTTAAGTTGTATAACTTGTCATAGAAGAGTATAATTGTTAATTTGAGTAATGTTTTACGTTTGAATTTGgtaagtgaaaatattttaaacttaccAGTATGGTGAAAACCGATGAAAATGTGTAAATTCAATGAATTACAAAAGGCCATAAATCTAACAGTATTAAAACTGGggtaacataaatataaaagaaaacataatggTGATTAGCTGTATGGAGTTTAAAGTCGATatcttcaattgtttttattttattatgagaaaagcgatattaaaaataaatcccGGGTGCCGGCAAATGTAACTGCCGAACAAATGGACGATTGAAAAAGCAAGCACCTGCTGACTTAGTTCACCAAAAAAGTTACTCAAGCACTAGAAACCTGCCTCTTACAGACAATCTACCATAATGCCGAAGAATAAGGGCGGTGGAGGTGCGAAAGGAGGAAAGGCGAAAGGTGCCGAGGGGGGAGGGGACTCGGGAAAGAAGGAGGCAAAGGGTGGAACTGCCGTCAAAGTGAGTGAAGTAACTTTCGGACATAGGATTCGGATATTATTTTAAGGgcaattttatctttttttttacgattttctCGGAATCACAGTTTTATGAGCAGTGGTTAAATACTAagcaaatacattaaatttcTTTGTCTCTATTAAAACTTGTAGAAGGCAAtagtacatatataaataaccACCATAATGAGCCACCTTAAagatcttttttatataaaaactggCACACTCTTTGATGGCACACATgcattgtaaaatgtttcaaatatccCTTAATGTGCATTATTTCGGTTAGCACACTGATGTCCCGGGGTTTGATTTTATGTCTGGCCACGTGATCACTTGTTTAATTGTGGGTCATCAGGCTTGAGAAGTTTTCTGGAAGTCTGGTTTCACATTCAGTTAAGACACCTCACTAAATAATTtctgccaacaagagtgattaagttatgttgtaataaattgtttcagAACCTTAGAATAAATGTTAAAGATTACACTAAAATCTTTCATTATACAATGTATCTTGACTTCATGTATGTCAACATCTTTGacataaaatgacataaaaatcTTACCCGTGTCTTAAAATGCTGCCCATTAATTTTGCCGCTCAGGTGAGGCATATCCTATGTGAGAAACAGTCAAAGGCCCTGGAAGCCATTGAGAAGTTGAAGAGCGGGATGAAGTTCAACGAGGTAGCATCAACATACAGCGAAGACAAGGCCAGATCTGGGGTATGCCAATATGTTTAactaattaatgaaaaatgtttttaacatctTTATCTGACTTTTGTGATAATCTGGTGATCAATTTATTGGACTTATGAGTGTCTATAGTTCAATCTGTGATCAATGGCCTGTTGATCACTGGAACTGGTCATCACTGATGAATGGTGAatggcttttttttttttaaattaaatgtatatagcTGAgc encodes the following:
- the LOC128219908 gene encoding peptidyl-prolyl cis-trans isomerase NIMA-interacting 4-like: MPKNKGGGGAKGGKAKGAEGGGDSGKKEAKGGTAVKVRHILCEKQSKALEAIEKLKSGMKFNEVASTYSEDKARSGGDLGWMTRGSMVGPFQEAAFALPNSTINSPVYTDPPVKTKFGYHVIMVEGKK